The Oscillospiraceae bacterium genome contains the following window.
AAAATGCCGCCGTTCGGCTCGGCACCCAGCCACTTCAGGTCCTGCAGGATGCTCTGCACATACTCGTCACCCTCGCGGGCGGGGTTCGTGTCGTCAAACCGCAGGTTGAACAGGCCGTCGTAGTGCTTGGCGATCGTGTAGTTGATGAAGATCGCCTTGGCGGAGCCGATATGCAGGTAGCCGTTCGGCTCCGGCGGGAAACGGGTATGCACAACATCGACCTTGCCCTCGGCGAGGTCGGCGTCGATAATATCCGTCAAAAAGTTGGAAAATTTCTCTTCTGCCATGATTACACCCCAAAAATTGTAAGCGACCCCCGCAGACGGCGGCGCTTTTTATTTATTTTCCTATTATACAATGCCGTTTCCTATTTAGCAAGAGCCAAAAACTTGCTCTCACCTACTGTTATTTATAAAAGCTTTGTGCTATAATCAATACTGATTTACAATGCCTAGGGGACTGCTGTCCCTACTACAAGCCTTAGCCACGAAAGGGGGCATCCCTATGCCGACCCCGAATGACCGCGGACCGCGCCGTCCGCGCACGAATACAAGCTATCACATGGAAGGGGACTGGGCCGTCCCCGACCGGGAGCAGGCAGCGCCGCCACCGCAGCGCCGCACCCCCACGCAGGAGCAGCGCCGGGCCGCCGCCCGCAGCCGCAGAGAGCTGCGCCGCAGACGCCGCCGCCTTGCCTTTGCGGGGACGGTGTGCGGTATCCTTGTGCTGTCCGGTGTCATCACGGCGGTGCTGCCCAAGAGCGCCAAGGGGGAGCCGGAGACCCCCGCCGCCACGGCGGAGCCGAGCAGCACCCGGCTGGTGGCCCCCGTGCCCTACGGCGGCGCAGGGGAGAGCAGCGCCGCTGCCCCGGCATTGAACTGGGGTACCGTAGGCCCGCAGCGCCAGACGGCGGACGGCGGCTACACCTACACGGCGCTGCCGCAAAAGCCGGCCGCCCTGCCGGAGTTTGGCCGGGTGGATACCAGCTGGTTTGCGGACGCTGCATTTTTGGGCGATTCGCTGACAGCGGGCTTCTGCGTCAATGAGTACAATATTGATGTGGGCGGCGCGCTCGTCTGCGGGTATGAGGGCATCAGCCCCAACACCATCGTCAACCGCACGACCGTCTCAAGCCCCGACCGCGGCGAGGAGGTCCCGCTGGATGTGCTGACTGCCGCCCAGCCCGCCAAGCTGTATATCCTAATCGGCACAAACGCGCTGGTCCAGCCCGGCAATGATGACAGCTTTCTGGCCTACTACGGCAAAATGCTGGACGAGCTGCGCACGGCGCTGCCCAACACGGCATTCTATGTGCAGTCGGTCCTGCCCGCCACGCAGGAGAAGATCGGCGATACGCTGCCCGGCCTTGCGCCTGACCGGCTGGCGGTCATCAACGCGGCCATCCAGCAGCTCTGTGCCGAGCGCGGCTGCTATTACCTTGACCTGAACGCCGAGTTTGCCGATGCTGCAGGCTGCCTGATGACAGACTTTGCCCAGCCTGACGGCGTACACCTTACAGTGTCGGGCTACAGCCGGTGGGTCAGCTACCTCTGCACCCATCTGCCCTACAGCAAAAACAATCCCTATCAGGCCGGCAGCACCTACTATCTGAGCGAGGATATGAAAAACCTGCTGGCGGACATCCCGTAATGCACAGGCGATAGGATCGCCGAAGGAGCCATTCATGCCCAACCAAAACGAACGACCCAAGTACACGGACCCGGATCACCCCTACTCCGGCAGCGGCCCGCGCTACCAGAACAACTACAACCGCAGCGAATACCACGCCGGGGACGGCCCGTTCCAGTTCCCGTGGTGGGCCATTGTCATCGGCTTTGTGGTATGGTGGCCGCTGGGATTCATCTTCATCGGACTGAATAGCGCCATGAAGAACGGCAAGCTCGGCGGCTTTGAGGAAAAGGCCCGGGTGCGCACACAGAGCTTTGGCCGTGTCAACACAACACCGGTCTATGATGCCGAGGTGCGCCCCCTCAACGACAGCGCGCTGCGCCGCAGCGCCGACCCCGGCGCGCAGCCGGCCGCCAAAAGGCTGAAGGGCGCGGCGCTGGCCACCGGCCTGACGGTGGCGGGCGTGCTGCTGCTTATCTGCGCGCTGGCGGCGCTGCCCGATGCCATCTACTGGCTGCCCGAGGCCCTGACGGAGGGCGGCAGCTATTGGACCTGGCTGGTCGAGGATTCGATGCCGATGCTGATGTCGCTGACCGGCGGCATCGGCTGCCTGTTCGGCGGCTGGCACATCCGCACCTCCCGCCGGATGCGCCGCAAGATCGACAAGATCGTCGGCGATGCAAAGTATATGTACATTCAGGACATTGCCGATGCACTGCCCTGCAGCTATGACAAGTGCTGCAAGCATCTGGAAAACTGCATTGACGAGGGGCTGTTCGGCCCCGATGCCTATCTGGACATGCGCTGCAAATGTCTGGTGGTCAGCCAGCGCCCGCCCGAGCCGACGCCCGCCCCCGCCCCGAAGCCCGAAAAGCAGCCTGAAAAGCAGACCGATATGCCCGAGCGGGACCAGTACAAGAAGATATTGGACGAGCTGCGCCGGGTCAACGATGCCATCCCCGATGAGGAGATGAGCGACAAGATCAGCCGGCTGGAAGCGGTCTCGGCCAAAATTTTTGAGCAGGCCAAGTCCGACCCCGACAAGCTGCCCCAGATGCGCAAGTTCATGGATTACTACCTGCCCACCTCGCTCAAGTTGTTGAACACCTACGCCGAGCTGGATAATCAGGGCGTGGAAGGGGAGAACATTTCGGAGTCAAAGCGCCGCATTGAGCAGACGATGGACACGCTGGTCAAGGCGTTTGAGAACCAGCTTGACCGCCTGTTTGCCAGCGATGCGCTGGATGTCAGCACCGACATTGATGTCATGCAGAACATGCTGCGCGCCGACGGCCTGACGGACGATACCCCGTTTAAGTTGTAATGTTAAGGAGCCAATTACCCCATGTCGAAATCCACCCAGGGTCAGCTGCATAACAGCTGGCACAATTTCTCGAAATACCGCCCGCTGATCCGCGAGCTGGTGACCCGTGACCTCAAGGTCAAATACCGCCGCAGCGTGCTGGGCTATGTGTGGAGCATCCTAAACCCGCTGCTTATGATGCTGCTGCAGACGCTTGTGTTCTCCTATATGTTCCGGTTCGACATCCCGAACTTCCCGCTGTACCTGATCTGCGGCAATACCCTGTTCAACTTTTTTAACGAAAGCACCAACATGGGCATGGGCAGCGTGCTGGGCAATGCGTCCCTGATCAAAAAGGTGTACATTCCCAAATTCATCTTCCCCATCAGCCGCGTCATGTCCAGCTTTGTCAACCTGCTGTTCAGCCTTGCGGCGATCGTGCTGGTCATGGTGATCACCCGCTCGCCGTTTTACTGGACGATCCTGCTCGTCTGGGCGCCGCTTTTGCTGCTGCTGGTGTTCTGCGCCGGCATGGCGGTGCTGCTCAGTGCGCTGGCGGTCTACTTCCGGGATCTGCAATACCTGTACGGCATCCTGACAATGGCATGGATGTACGCCACGCCGCTGTTTTACCCCATCTCGGCGCTGCCGCCGTTCATGGTGCCGGTCATCAAGCTCAACCCGCTGTACCATTATATCAACTGTATGCGGTGCCTCGTCATGTACGGCACGGTGCCCGGCCCCAACACATGGTTTGCCTGCATCGGCAGTGCGCTCGTCATGATGGGCGTGGGGCTTGCGGCCTTCCGCAAGCTGCAGCGCAATTTTATTCTGTATCTGTAAGGAGTTTCCCCCATGTCCATCATTCAGGTGGAGGATGTCTCGATGCGCTTTAACCTTGCGCAGGAGAAAACCGAGACCCTCAAGGAATATGCCGTCAAGCTGATGAAGCATCAGCTCTTTTTCAATGAGTTTTATGCGCTGCAGAATGTCTCGTTCCGCGTGGAGCCGGGCGAGTCGGTGGCGCTTATCGGCCGCAACGGCAGCGGCAAAAGCACGATGCTCAAGCTGATTGCGGGCGTTATGTACCCCACGACCGGCTCGGTCACCGTCAACGGTGAGATCGCGCCGCTTATCGAGCTGGGCGCGGGCTTTGATCTGGACCTGACCGCGCGGGAAAATGTCTTTTTGAACGGCGCGGTGCTGGGCCATGACCGTGCCTATATGCAGGAGCATTTCAACAGCATCATCGACTTTGCCGAGCTGTGGGATTTTGTCGATGTGCCGGTCAAAAACTATTCCAGCGGCATGATCGCGCGCCTTGGCTTTGCCATTGCGACCGAGGTTAAGGCCGACATCCTTGTCTGTGATGAGATTTTGTCGGTCGGCGACTTTATGTTCCAGCACAAATGCCATGAGCGGATGGAGCAGATGCTCTCCGGCGGTACAACGCTGCTTTTTGTGAGCCACAGCATCGAGCAGGTCAAGCAGCTCTGCAAGCGCGCCATCTGGATCGACCGCGGCCGCATCCGCGGCGACGGCCCGGCGGCGGAGGTCTGCGACGCCTATGTGGAGGCGATGGAGCGGGGAGAATAAAGGCTTCCCCCAAGGGGGAAGCTGTCCGCGAAGCGGACTGATGAGGGGCAAGCTTTCCGCGGCACCCATTACAGGGCAATAACGATACACCCGCCCCTCATCCGGCCCTGCGGGCCACCTTCCCCCAAGGGGGAAGGCAGAACTTTTAAAGGAGACCCCATGCCAAAATCAAAACAAAACCTGACCCGGGAAATTCTGACCATCGCGCTGCTGCTGGCGGCGGTGGCCCTGAGTGAATACTGGTTCTTCCAGCTGTGGCGTCTGGACTGGCACGCACCGATGCTTTACGGCGGTGACGGCATCTACTGGGTCGGGCAGGTGCAGCGCAGCTATGGCGAGCTGACCGGCTCGCTCGGCTGGCCGTTCTATGAGGTCGCGGGCAAGTATAACCCGAACTACGACCTGATCTACGATATCTTTGTCTGGTTTGTCGGCCTGTTCACAAAGGACACTGGCACGGTGTTCAACCTCTATGTGCTGGTCATCCCCTTTGCCAACGCGCTGGCGGCCTATGCGGTGTTCCGGATGGTGGGGCTGCGGCGGTGGCTCAGCTTCGCGTTCGGCCTCACCTTCGGCATGACGCCCTATGTGCAGCAGCGGATGGCGGGCCATATGATGCTGGCCGCCTGCGAGTTCGTGCCGTTCTCGGTGCTGCTCTGCCTCTGGTGTGCCGAGGACCCCGCCTTCAACCGCCCGGGCAGGGGCTTTTTCAGGAACAAGCGCAACTGGCTGGCCCTGGCCATGGCGTGGGGCATTGCCAACAACGGCGCGGCCTACTACCCGTATTTCACCTGCTTTTTCCTCTGCGTCACGGCGCTTTGCCTGATGCTGCGGGAACGCAGCTGGCGCGTGGGCCTGCCCTGCCTTGTGACGATCGCCGAGATCGTCGGCTGGATGATCCCCGACTTCTTCCCGATGGTGCTGGGCATCCTCAACGGGCAGGGCAGCACGCTGACCAACGGCGTCTACCGCAGCCCGGTCGGCGCGGACATCTACAGCCTGCGCATCAGCTCGCTGCTGCTCTCCCCCAACGGGTACGGCGTGCAGAAGCTTGCAAACTGGCTGGGGCGTTACTTCCGTATCCTGACCACTGATGAAGGCCCCATGTACAACGAGAATGCCTACGGCTACCTCGGCATTGTGGGTGTGCTGGGCTTTCTGGCGCTGCTTGTCCTGCTGCTGCGCAACTGGGACTGGCAGGCCGGCAAAACCGGGACGCCGCGCCTTGGCGACCGTCTTTGGCTGCTGAGCCGTCTGAATGTCATGGCGCTGCTGCTGGCGACCATTGCGGGCTTCGGCGGCATCATCGGCATCCTTGTGCGGTTCATCCGCGGCTATAACCGCATCAGCCCCTATATTGCGTTTTTTGCGCTGCTGGCCGTGGGCCTGACGGCGGAAAAGCTGCTGACGCAGTTTACTGGCCGCCGCCGCGGGGCGCTGCTGGCGGCAGCGGTGCTGCTGCTGGGCTACGGCTATTGGGAGCAGCAGGGGCTTTTCACCCCGGATTACGAAAAGGTCCAGCAGATCTGGTATCAGGACGCTGCCTTTATGGCGGAGGTCGAGGACGCAGCGGGGGAGGGCGCGATGCTTTTTACGCTGCCGTATATGAAAAATTTTGAGAACGGCTCGCTCAACAATATGTGGGACTACACGCTGCTGCGCGGCCCGCTGCACAGCAGGACCCTCAAATTCACCTACGGTGCGGGCTACGGCACCCAAAATGATCTCTGGTACAAGGAGACCAGCGCGCTCGAGCCTGAGGCAATGGTTGCCGAGCTGCGCGCACAGGGCATGACCGGCATCTATCTGGATCTGGACGGCTATGCCGTGGAGGACCAGCAGGCCACGCTGGCGGGGCTGACCGCCGCCGCAGGCTGTGCGCCGGGCGATGTCATCACAAGTGAGAGCGGGATGCTCTGCTATATCCCGCTCGGGCAGGAGTGACGGATGAAACTGCAAAAACTGACGGAAAAGCGATGGTTCTGGCCTGCCCTCTGCGCAGTGTCGGTTGTGTTCGGCTGGTGGTATCTCAGCATCACGACCTGCGCCCCGCTCGGCGGCGATGATGAGCTGATCAACCTGCAGAACTACTACTATATTACCCATACCTCCTTTGGGCAGAGTGTGCTGGATTACCTCGGCGATCTGTGGGTGCAGTTCACGCTGCAGAACGGGCGGTTCCGGCCGTTCTCCTCGCCGCCGGTGCGCGGGCTGACAAGCTGGTTTCTGGGGGATCTGGTCGGCTACCGCCTGTACATTCTGGCGTGGACCTACGCGGACATTGTACTGACCGCATGGCTGGTCGGCAAGGCGTCCCGCAGCAAAAAGCTGGGCATCGCCTGCCTTTGCCTGCTGCCGATGATGTTCAGCGTCTGGCAGGACTCTACGGGCAACAGTCTGTATTCTTACGGTGCGCTGGTGCAAAGCACGCTGCTGCCCGCCCTTGTGGCAGGGCTGGCCGTGCTGCGCTGGCAGGACACCGGGCACAAGCGTTGGGCCGTGCTGGCAGGGTACTGCGCCTTCCAGTGCTGTGCCACCTTTGAAATCGGCTTTACCTATATCGTGCCGATCTTCGGCCTTGCGTGGCTGTACACCGATAAGGCGCGCGACGCGCTGCGGCTGACGGTGCCGGTGTTCCTGGGCGAGTGCGTGACGCTGGCCTTCAACATGGGGGCGCGGCTTGCCAACACGCTGCGGGCCGCAGGCATCCTTGCGGGTGATGTGCAGGGTATTGACGGCATATCGCCGAACTTTGACATTCCCGCGCTGCTGCGCACCTGGCTGATGCAGATGTCGGCGGGCTTCCCGCTCAACGCGATGCTGGCGGGCCGCGTCCGCCCGGGCAGCATCCATCCGGCGGATGTCCTCTGCGGCGTTATGGTCGCAGGGGCCGCCGTGGCCGCGCTGGCCGCACTGGATACGCTGCCGAACAAAAAGCAGAACCTTTTGCTGTTCCTTACCGGCTTTGCCATGCTCTCCGCCCCGGCGCTGCTGATCGGACTTTCGCCCAAATACCAGCAGCCCGGTCAGGTGGACTGGCGGCACGGCTACATCCCCCAGACGGTCGAAAGCTACGGCGTCGGCCTGATGGCGCTGGCTGTGCTGGCCGCACTGCTGCGCTGGGCGCGCGGCAAGGCCTGGTGGCCGAAGCACCGCGCAGTGCTGTATGCTTTGCTGGCTGTCTGCATGGCGGGCTCGGTCGTCTGGCAGCGCGCCGCGACCCGCTCGGCCTATGAGGCGGGCGGCCGTGCCTACACGGTTTTTGGCGAGGGTGTCGCCGCCGGTCTGGCCGATGCCGCCGGTACCGACACGCCGGTCGTGACCGATTTCATGAT
Protein-coding sequences here:
- a CDS encoding GDSL-type esterase/lipase family protein — encoded protein: MPTPNDRGPRRPRTNTSYHMEGDWAVPDREQAAPPPQRRTPTQEQRRAAARSRRELRRRRRRLAFAGTVCGILVLSGVITAVLPKSAKGEPETPAATAEPSSTRLVAPVPYGGAGESSAAAPALNWGTVGPQRQTADGGYTYTALPQKPAALPEFGRVDTSWFADAAFLGDSLTAGFCVNEYNIDVGGALVCGYEGISPNTIVNRTTVSSPDRGEEVPLDVLTAAQPAKLYILIGTNALVQPGNDDSFLAYYGKMLDELRTALPNTAFYVQSVLPATQEKIGDTLPGLAPDRLAVINAAIQQLCAERGCYYLDLNAEFADAAGCLMTDFAQPDGVHLTVSGYSRWVSYLCTHLPYSKNNPYQAGSTYYLSEDMKNLLADIP
- a CDS encoding 5-bromo-4-chloroindolyl phosphate hydrolysis family protein, with protein sequence MPNQNERPKYTDPDHPYSGSGPRYQNNYNRSEYHAGDGPFQFPWWAIVIGFVVWWPLGFIFIGLNSAMKNGKLGGFEEKARVRTQSFGRVNTTPVYDAEVRPLNDSALRRSADPGAQPAAKRLKGAALATGLTVAGVLLLICALAALPDAIYWLPEALTEGGSYWTWLVEDSMPMLMSLTGGIGCLFGGWHIRTSRRMRRKIDKIVGDAKYMYIQDIADALPCSYDKCCKHLENCIDEGLFGPDAYLDMRCKCLVVSQRPPEPTPAPAPKPEKQPEKQTDMPERDQYKKILDELRRVNDAIPDEEMSDKISRLEAVSAKIFEQAKSDPDKLPQMRKFMDYYLPTSLKLLNTYAELDNQGVEGENISESKRRIEQTMDTLVKAFENQLDRLFASDALDVSTDIDVMQNMLRADGLTDDTPFKL
- a CDS encoding ABC transporter permease produces the protein MSKSTQGQLHNSWHNFSKYRPLIRELVTRDLKVKYRRSVLGYVWSILNPLLMMLLQTLVFSYMFRFDIPNFPLYLICGNTLFNFFNESTNMGMGSVLGNASLIKKVYIPKFIFPISRVMSSFVNLLFSLAAIVLVMVITRSPFYWTILLVWAPLLLLLVFCAGMAVLLSALAVYFRDLQYLYGILTMAWMYATPLFYPISALPPFMVPVIKLNPLYHYINCMRCLVMYGTVPGPNTWFACIGSALVMMGVGLAAFRKLQRNFILYL
- a CDS encoding ABC transporter ATP-binding protein; amino-acid sequence: MSIIQVEDVSMRFNLAQEKTETLKEYAVKLMKHQLFFNEFYALQNVSFRVEPGESVALIGRNGSGKSTMLKLIAGVMYPTTGSVTVNGEIAPLIELGAGFDLDLTARENVFLNGAVLGHDRAYMQEHFNSIIDFAELWDFVDVPVKNYSSGMIARLGFAIATEVKADILVCDEILSVGDFMFQHKCHERMEQMLSGGTTLLFVSHSIEQVKQLCKRAIWIDRGRIRGDGPAAEVCDAYVEAMERGE